A genomic window from Salvia splendens isolate huo1 chromosome 11, SspV2, whole genome shotgun sequence includes:
- the LOC121755338 gene encoding uncharacterized protein LOC121755338 isoform X1 yields the protein MESPTATERRPRRLSRYRELVEDKYGLLSPYRRKFVFEDKETFDYKGWYDSDEEDDVDLQITDVHGTIKRFLQQVRDSGGYDLDCCPPSWFHVPFRPIDLAAAKQNDEAFYKEVIKAAHFAIREINAEMTDKCYEFVEVERVVLTSTWTKLLTFSAKEEVMRNACADFESDSEVEGDASIKTIQAMVHECFDDSLELEQWRFKPLPVNSMEVSVLCPTSN from the exons ATGGAAAGCCCAACGGCGACAGAACGCAGACCGCGGCGGCTGAGCCGGTACAGAGAATTGGTGGAAGACAAATACGGTTTGCTTTCTCCCTACCGCCGAAAGTTCGTGTTTGAGGACAAGGAAACATTTGATTATAAGGGTTGGTACGATTCCGACGAGGAAGACGACGTCGATCTCCAAATCACCGACGTTCATGGCACCATCAAGAGATTCCTCCAACAAGTCCGCGACAGCGGG GGTTACGATTTGGATTGTTGCCCGCCTAGTTGGTTCCACGTTCCTTTCCGGCCAATAGATCTGGCGGCTGCAAAGCAGAATGATGAGGCATTTTATAAAGAAGTGATCAAAGCAGCACATTTCGCAATCCGCGAAATCAATGCTGAGATG ACGGACAAATGTTACGAGTTTGTGGAAGTGGAAAGAGTGGTGTTGACGTCGACATGGACGAAGCTTCTGACTTTTAGTGCGAAGGAAGAAGTTATGAGGAATGCATGTGCTGATTTTGAATCAGATTCAGAGGTCGAAGGTGATGCATCCATCAAGACTATTCAGGCAATGGTGCATGAATGTTTTGATGACTCTTTAGAACTTGAACAGTGGAGGTTTAAACCACTTCCTGTTAATTCTATGGAGGTTTCAGTTCTTTGTCCTACTTCTAATTAG
- the LOC121755351 gene encoding protein RADIALIS-like 3: MASSSMARGSSWTAKQNKQFEEALVMYEKDTTHRWHNIARACGKTVDEVRRHYEALEKDINNIETDRVPIPNYTPISTTRGYTNDHWLMMKNLKLK, encoded by the exons ATGGCATCGAGCTCGATGGCAAGAGGGTCGTCGTGGACGGCCAAGCAGAACAAGCAATTTGAGGAGGCTTTGGTGATGTACGAGAAGGATACGACCCACCGATGGCATAACATTGCAAGAGCATGTGGAAAAACGGTTGATGAAGTTAGGAGGCATTACGAGGCCTTAGAGAAAGACATCAACAACATTGAAACGGATCGTGTTCCTATACCCAACTACACACCCATCTCCACCACCAGAGGATACACCAACGACCACTG GCTTATGATGAAGAATCTCAAACTGAAGTGA
- the LOC121755338 gene encoding uncharacterized protein LOC121755338 isoform X2 has product MESPTATERRPRRLSRYRELVEDKYGLLSPYRRKFVFEDKETFDYKGWYDSDEEDDVDLQITDVHGTIKRFLQQVRDSGGYDLDCCPPSWFHVPFRPIDLAAAKQNDEAFYKEVIKAAHFAIREINAEMTDKCYEFVEVERVVLTSTWTKLLTFSAKEEVMRNACADFESDSEVEGDASIKTIQAMVHECFDDSLELEQWRADE; this is encoded by the exons ATGGAAAGCCCAACGGCGACAGAACGCAGACCGCGGCGGCTGAGCCGGTACAGAGAATTGGTGGAAGACAAATACGGTTTGCTTTCTCCCTACCGCCGAAAGTTCGTGTTTGAGGACAAGGAAACATTTGATTATAAGGGTTGGTACGATTCCGACGAGGAAGACGACGTCGATCTCCAAATCACCGACGTTCATGGCACCATCAAGAGATTCCTCCAACAAGTCCGCGACAGCGGG GGTTACGATTTGGATTGTTGCCCGCCTAGTTGGTTCCACGTTCCTTTCCGGCCAATAGATCTGGCGGCTGCAAAGCAGAATGATGAGGCATTTTATAAAGAAGTGATCAAAGCAGCACATTTCGCAATCCGCGAAATCAATGCTGAGATG ACGGACAAATGTTACGAGTTTGTGGAAGTGGAAAGAGTGGTGTTGACGTCGACATGGACGAAGCTTCTGACTTTTAGTGCGAAGGAAGAAGTTATGAGGAATGCATGTGCTGATTTTGAATCAGATTCAGAGGTCGAAGGTGATGCATCCATCAAGACTATTCAGGCAATGGTGCATGAATGTTTTGATGACTCTTTAGAACTTGAACAGTGGAG GGCTGATGAATAA